The Brassica napus cultivar Da-Ae chromosome C7 unlocalized genomic scaffold, Da-Ae chrC07_Random_23, whole genome shotgun sequence DNA window CATCTTGTAGTCTTGTTTCTAAAGAGTAGATTGAGTTCATAAAACAGGATTCAAGGAAAGTAGACAGACATATTATATCCAattataagaaaagaaaggttgagaggaaagCAAACCTTAAAGTGGTCGTTACCACTAGCCTTGACAGAGTCAACAGTCTCCATCCACCAAGACAACTCAAGAGGGCTTGCATTAAGATCAACAGGCCAGTCAGGGAACACATCACCGTCGTTGAAGAAGTTACAGATGCCATCATCTTGGCCCTCGGGAATCACCCCACAGTCATGAATCACGACATCCAGAGAAGGACAAGCGTTTTCCTCGGTTGAAACATGCTCAATGGAACGAACCACTCCCATCCCTTTGGTAACCCTTCCAAAGACAACATGTTTCCCATCAAGGTGAGAAGTGCGAGTGGTGGTGATGAAAAACTGAGAGCCGTTAGTGTTGGGGCCAGAGTTAGCCATAGAGAGCATCCCTTTCCTCTCATGTTTGAGGTCAAAGTTCTCATCTTGAAACTTTAACCCGTAGATAGATTCACCACCAGTGCCATCATAAGCTGATATGTCCCCTCCTTGAATCATAAACCCCTTGATAACACGGTGGAACCGATTCCCCTGAAAGAATAGGATATTACAAATAAATCATAAAAGGAAACACCTTTCTACTTTTGACATTCAGCTACGAACAGCTCTTTCTGACCTTGTAGTGGAGAGGGACGCCGGTGTTGGGGCCGATGCCTTTCTCGCCGGTGCAAAGCGATCGGAAATTCTCGGCGGTTTTGGGGACGACGTCGTCGTAGAGCTCGATGATGATTCTGCCTTCGAGCTCCCCTCCAATGCTAATGTCCATGAAACACTTTGACTTGCCCATCGCTCGATTCACTCTGAAAGCAACTGAAAATGCACGCTCCTGTTGCTGTgtctttaaagaagagagagGAGAGCAGACTTCGTTGGAAATCAAAACGACAGAAGAGCGAGACGCATGAGTGACCAAAACCCTAGGACCCACTTTCTTCCTCtccaacttttattttattttattttaaattatttttattaatagatCCATTCATATACCATAAGTCCATAATAATGGATAGTAGGTGATTGCCAACTagacaatttttattttctttcttttttctatttGGGTTTTCTCAGTTCTTCTTCGGGACCATtgctttttatttatctttaaaacAATTTGAATTTTCAAAACTCTACTAAATCCAAGCAAAACATCTTATACGATTTGGTTCAGTTTTTGAgacctttcattttttttctaaattttaaagaaaaacatacAAGTATTTTTATTGAATCAAGTATAATCAGATAAATTTGATCACAATCAAATAGATTTGGTTTAAACCAGATATATCTGGTTAGTTCAATTACTCGGTTCagagaaattattaaaaacatcgGTCTGCTTTGTATTGTATCCACAGTAATGCGTGTTTGCAATGACCCAAAActttaatataaatacaaatttctactttaaattcaatcaaataaaaaagtACTTAAAATATAGTAAGAATACACTTATCTTTTTATGACTAAACAAAGGGGCTctacatttttacagttataaTCTTGAGAAGTCTTTTCGAGATAGTGAGAAATCTACTCATGTATTATtgttacaattattttattaaattttgtaaaatattttgatgaaaaataaaCCTAAATCATGTAGATATAAACAATTCTAAATTAtgtgaatttaaatttaataaaatcaatgTTTCATACAAATTAAGATGAGCGAATATAATTGTAAGTCCTGATTGTGCATTTGTTTAGGATTTGATAACAAATGTTCAAATAATGTTGATagttttagggttagattttagagttttaaatattttttgaaattataatttgaCATGAAAGTGCGTagttttgaatatattaaacattttataaatcaaatgatAAGAGTAAGTCAAGGAAGTCTTGGATGGAGACATTAGCATAAAATCACATGAATCCGGTGGAAAAGCAAACAAGAAGTTGGAATACAAGAAGATCAAGTGCGATCCTCACGGGATGTTGATTGCGATCCTCACGGGATGTTGATAGTACCTCACACAGCTGTTCCGATGGTATATTAGAGTATGAGGTGAACTGCAAGGGTACGTCAAAGCCATTCTCGAAAGTTCGAGCTACTCTCACCTCAGAGATGAAAGAGAAAGGGGTGGAAGCTGTGAAGGGTTTATGATCAATTTTCTGAAACACAAAATGTTTGATAGTGGAACTTGTTTTGGAGCAAGTTCTCATGCTCACCTGAACTAATCATGAACTCTAAAGGTCaaactaatgatttaaaacaagcgcttggtgggagacAACTCACTGGTAAGTATTTATTTACCTCTATTATTAGGATTTATATCTTTTTCTCACCGTCTTTAGAGTTCTTTTCACACcgagacggtgtgaagtaagtctgagGGAGGACACTAACGCCACTCTCTTTTGATGTTTTTGATTCGTTTCtttttcaattattatttttatttattttgttttattgagtcaaacTCTTTTTGGGACTGCCTTTCTTAGAATTACCCGTCTAACCAATGCTAAAGTGACTATTCTTTCAGCCATTGACTGCAGATTTTACTACATGAAAACGCCCAAGTGGTCTGAAAAGAATGCGAGTATGGTTTCCCTCTCCCTTCccttaaaaatgataaaaatgataAAGGTCAAAATAAGTGAATTGGAAACTTAGTGGTGAATCCCATTAGTACTCGCATCTCATGGAAGTATGTGCGATAAACTCAGtcgatagaaaaaataaaatgatacccTACAAAATAGGGAGAAATCGACTGGGGAAGTGAGAAAAGAGAGAGGAAAGAAACCGGAAGTATGAAACATGAACGGGACAGACTCCATGTGTCCATTGATCGATACTCCCTCGATGATACTGCACATTTCAATTCCTAATAAGAAGTCAGTGATGGTGAGTCTGGGTCACTCCAGGCTGTGGGTTGAAAATGGTATTGTTACTAAGCTGATGGTTAAGTACATGAAAGTATCTTCTTAGGgagctttgtgaacatatcagAACTTATTCACCAATGCGTGTTTATCCTCCTGAGTTCAACGAGAGTTAGTTCATTGGATTGTTAGACATAGTAATCGAAGCCATGAGAGTGGAAAGATTATAAACCGTGTTTTGAGTTCTAGAGCGGTGCTTAACTGATTTTCTGAAAGTGGTTTGCATTCACTATCTGATTTCCTGCGATTCCTTTATTGTCCAACGcttttattaatagttttgtATCTTCGATTTACTCTTCTGTGTCTCATTTAAGTTGCATCCAAAACCATCTTAGTGTCTTCTAGCTTTATCTAAActtgaaaattgaaaatgtgtatatggtctctgtggatttgatccctaaataCAACCGCACACATCCGTGCACTTGCAGTTTGACTTTACTGGTTAAAACTTTGAGCATATGTTAACCCACATATCTGCAGAAAAAGacatgaataaataaaaaacctaaataaataaaaaaatggtgaCTTACAGTCGGAGAAGTTATTACAGTCCGAGAAATTATGGTCGTTAACAACACCAGCGGTTACAGATCTACAAAAACCGACGGGAAAAAAGAAGCTAGACTACACTTTTAGGGTTTAACGACGGCTAAACGCCTTAGGTCAAACACTGAACTCAACAGCAAACAATAAGAACTTATATGCCGCAGAGTCAACGAAACGCggtttcagatctgaaaaaaaggAAGCGGGTGGTTAGTTTAATACTAAAATACTCTTCGGTACAAAGGATAAACGATATtaccggcggtgagaacgacAGAAATGAGAGAATCTCCGGAAATCACCTTCAAAATCGTCTCAGAGAGAAACTGCTAGGGTTCCTTgcatttttcaacaaaaaatgaaaaaaattatttatatgtcgAGTAATTATCTAATTAAGTTTAATGTACTTTGGTAAAATACTTTCTGCAGATCGTCTAGACCCAAATATAACTCTTAACTCAAATAACTAACTTCATTGCCAAAAGACTTACATAACCTCAGGAGACTTACAAAAATTTAGAAGACTTTTCGGGGTTATTTCGTAAAAATGAATTCTGGTAAtatgtttggtcataaggggcTGGTTGTAGTTTCACTCGCATTTTGGGTTATTGTTACATTTGATTCAACTTTGAGTATGCGTTTGgtgttaaaatcaagttttgaatcATATTTGGCAAATTCCTCGAAGAAAATAAGAACAAATTTTAAGAACCAACTTAAGATTAATTAAGATAGTTTATTATGTCTcaacatttataaattactcactctatttcaaataaatacatgttttagttttttcatacaggtaataaaatatattaaattgcaGTATTAAATGCATAATTTTTTGGGATTATCTATTTCCTATagttttaaaccaataaaaatctagaaaatgcaattaattttcttgaagtttacaataAACTATTATTACTTGACAAAAATGCAttgaacatataaaaatatatcgttttgaaacaacatttttctctaaaacatgtttttttttttagactgAAGGAGTAAATAGttggaaaattgccaaaaatatcatattcatagtaccacttttcatgtttaaataaccacttttacctttacttttaatgaagggtaaaatacatttataccctagggttaactaatctagacttagggtttagagttgagaggtGTGATAAGGTTtttgaatgtgaaatttaggattctaatacatatataaataattacttagaatctttttaaaaacattaaaaaaatagtttcaaaaataattttgattttcaaaaagaaattttgaagaaaaatcaaaattcaaaaaaaagaattttcatatttatcattttcttgGTACCGTTATTCATTTTTAtcaccactaaagagacattttcaaaagtatatttttcattaagtgacaaaagactcATATACCGTtgttctctctatatataataaataattatttaaataaaaataattaaaaattaaaaaaaattaatgaagaaggtcgtaaacatgaaaatttctattttttgaattttttttcaaaatttcattttgaaaataaaaaaattatatttttgaattatactttttcaaattcgaacgtttttataatttttttttgaattttctttttttcaaatttctttttgaaaaaccaaaattatttttgaaactattttttaaaacttttttatatatttttaagtatttatttatattttgttagaatcctaaatttcaaatTCCAAAAACTCTTGGGGGAATTTCACTTATACCACTTTGGTGATactattattcatgtttaccaccaacaaataaacatttttcattaaatagtAACAGATACTTATATccttgttttttatatataataaataaatgtttaaatacataaaaaatctaaaaacacaaataatttttaattttttttcgaattatactatttcgaaattcaaaccctaaaccctaaaactcaactctaaaccctaaaccatcaatcctaaacttttttttttgaaatacgaaccctaaaccctaaaacctcaACTCTAAAgcttaaaccctaaaaagtaaactctaaacactaaacttcaactctaaaccataaaaagtaaactctaaacactaaaccttcaactctaatccctaaaccttcaactctaaaccctaaccctaaattcaattctaaaccctaaaccttcaacactaaaccctaaactatcaacactaaaccctaaagcctaaaccctaaaaaattaaccctaaaccctaaaacatcaactctaaaccctaaaccttcagctataaaccctaaattcttaaccctaaacataaaccctaaaatcctagagttgatgttttagggtttagatttgaagttttagggtttagagttttaggggttagggtttatgtttagggtttagagttgatgttttagggtttagatttgaaggtttagggtttagggtttagggttcaaatttcagaaaaaatatatggtttagggtttatgtttagggtttatagttgatgttttagggtttagatttgaaggtttaaggtttagggttaggtttagagttgatgtttcgggatttagggtttagagttgatgtttcggggtttagagttgatgtttcggggtttggggtttagagttgatgtttcggggttatATTAGTTTACCGtaggttttttttgtcaaagttaatcaaaGAGTGATAAATGtgttttacccttcattaacaATTatggtaaaagtggttagtgtaaacatgaaagtggtaatttgaaagtggtatttttggcaatttcccaaaATTCTACTCCACcgctcaactctaaaccctaagtcttgattagttaaccctagagtTATAAATGTgttttacctttcattaaaaataagagtaaaaatgattagtgtaaacatgaaaagtggtactatgaatgtggtatttttggtaatttgcaataaaataaaaaatatattaaaaagttcaaatttgaaaataaataattcgaaaacataaaaaattatgtttcttttattttttagttttttatattattaaaaaaattttatttaaatagttatttattatatatataaagtgaacaagggtataagtgtcttttgCCATTTAATCAATGACgtattttgaaaatgtctatttagtggtggtaaacatgaataatgataCCAAAAatgtgtaaacatgaaaatctcCCCTAATAGTTTATAAGCTATGTAAATAACAATTATGAACTTGTATAGTTGTGATtttaatatgcatatatatatatatatagataactaaaatacaagaaaaataaaattttttaactaTACTGTAAACTAATTATTAAGGCTAAACCGCGCTTCCATAAGGTTTTTATAAAAAGTATTGttgataattgttttatatctatgtcgtttgttttaaagtttatgaTATTGTTGTCTTTCGCTCtgtctcattttaattattacaattCACCagcatctatactattatttgagaagtgaatttgcttatttgtAATGTTCTCTATAATTTTAGGTAATTTGcgtatttgtcatgtttttagggcttagctaaatcattgatttattattattttttagttgagtcactaatttataaattaaaaaaaaaagaattttaatgaatcttatatataattaaaaaaaatttcattttactaatattaaatttatatgttatattaaatatttaattagtttttcttatttgtcatatttttgaaagattttagacttttagctaggttattgatttataattagtttctaAATGactcactaatttattaatttcaataatactcttaatgaattttatatataattaaaaatgaattttatgttaataatattaaagttatatgttatatttaatattaaataactgATTATAAGacaatttgaaaagaaaattgtgttgctatctgaaaagaatattttattataaaattaaaaaaataagttacaaaagaatttataattaaatattagtcaagcaaaaatatttataaaaatatagtttctaaactatttcttagatatgagtgttttaaaaatttaacacaataatatgtatatattttgatgaaatatatttaacatatataaatagtttaatgtTTGATTTATCTATTTGAAagcataaataataacttattatgctggttttagattaataagacataaaataataagagtTTACAAGACGATTATGTCCGCATGTGcggacaaaacacctagttacATTTATTAGATTAACGAAAAACACAACCTTATCGTCTTATATGGTTGATCATATTAACCTACATAGAAGTTTATACTTGAAttatgtgtgttttgttttaagtattttcatttcatatattttgtattctttttttttttatctctgtgTGGTTTATATTGTGTTTGCTTTTTGAGATATTAGTACTATATCAGCtttgatttaatataatatttatctattGATTGATAATAGAAATTGAGTGTGTTTCTAATTTTTGATTAGAACAATAACTTTAGATTTGCGCTATATATCTTCATTTTTGCGGTTGTTATATAGTTATACTGCTTTTCTagaaatttattgatttattttctatttattgttttcacaactattttttgaaatcttcattttagatatgtattaatttttggttGTGGTTTTTCAATAAGTATACATTAATTTTGGTTGTGGTTTTCAATAATTTCTTATTAATTTCCATTATCTTGAGTTTATAccataaaaagaacaaaaatctaTGAGATACActgcttttctttttaatttcattcACCTTGGTTTGATTCAAGCAATATCGTAAATGGATTCTCTTTTCTATGagtatttctatatattttcaaatttatgtattttttttttatattatgtattatcattaaatttttcggtatatcttattgtttttttctaaatatttttaatcatattaatCACTGTTGTGGGTTTATCATTTTTCttgtcaaatttcaaaactcaAGTTCAGtaactaaaatagaaaaaaaaatatatgccagattcactcctttttatttttttcttggattttgatgGAATGTGGAAAATATCATAAAGgatttctttcctttttgtttttcattttctattttcttgaaTTCTTAAAATTTATGTACTATATTACACTAtgtatttttactaaattattaattttgacGAAATTTTCACCAAACAAAATTATATCTCTAGtttttattgttaatttatttgtttgtttatatatcttattatCTCTGTTTTCTAAATGTTATTTGATATGTTtcgattatatatttatctgtGGTTGTGGTTTTTATCTaatttcttgtttattttttttagaattgagctcagtgaacaaacaaacaaaaaaagaatttgtgAGGTTCactcttttattttgttaaggCAGATTTGATGTATAGTTAAAATATCGTcaattaatttttcttcttttgttcttaCAAATTGATGTACtttgaattatattattatttactttcagaaatattattattttggtcgacttaatattattttgttaatagatttggttaaacaataaattaattaataattctaaaaattatttttaggtGTCAATTTTTTAGATAACTTCTTTAATGATGTGGAAGCATGAGAAGAGATCATggtataattttgtttatatagaggATTACTTTGATAATAGGAATTAAATTGAATTAAGAGAATTTAATTGaattaaaaagaattaaattgaattataataagttacaaggataaaaataaaattaaacaacttaaacaaaaacatatctaatctcatatacttaataagaaaataatatcaaaatatttctttaatttaaaaattaaaatttatttatttagataataatgtaacataaataaattcaaacaaACATTCAAATAATTTACTGATGTGTAATTACATAGCTATACTGCCATCATACCAAATATAATTCATCCTATATAATAAGAACCAAGCACaccactaaaatcaaatatataaacaaacaaacaagcaaaatatttacataaacaacaCGAAACTGAACGTAGAAGCTTGAATATAAAAAGTCcagcaaagaaaaacaacaCGAAATTGCTGTATAAGGAAAATGAAAACCCCAAGATCTTCATACGTTTGTGAAACGTCTCTCGTGATGGTGTTAACCATATTCTTGCTCTTCATTTTAGGTGAGTCATTAGCTTTATAAATTCAAACATTAGGACTAATTTGGTGATGGCAATTTTTAATGTGTGATtaaagtttatatttgggttatTACAGGACAAGCAAGTGCAGTGGGTGTTCTCAACACATGATATGTTTTAATGGAGTACCGTACGCGTGTCCTGACAAGTGCGATATAAAGTGTAAAGAGAATGGTTTTAATGGAGGGATATGTGTAACTGGAAGTCTCAAAGTTTGCGCAATGTTGTTGCGATAAAAGGCTTACGCCATCGATATTGTCTTATATGGTTAAGCCCCCCATCGATATTGTCTTATCCCGTTAAACCTCCTCCATCGATATGTCTTATCCTGTTAAGCCTCCCCCATCAATATTGTCTTATCCTGTTAAACCTCCCCCCATCATGATTAATATTGAATCATAAATGTCtgagaaataataaaaatttattataataatacgTATGATTGAATATTGGGGTTTTTTGCAAAAAAGTCAACACAAATCTAATCCATGACTTTTTGGAATTTTCATTTGCCCTATTCACTCCAAAAGTTCGAATTATTCACGAAAATtctattactttttttctttcaaaacgAGCATTTTACTCTACCATCCTCATGTTTctaaagtatttacaatattgatACTGCCATTATACACCAAcaaccatgaacaaccaatttgaagctcttaaggCACCTAAAAAATCGATTTTCACTCTTCTTATCTCATTTCTTATGCACTAAAaccatctctttcactttctctctttattcatcaaaaaaaaaaccaagattttgattctaaactttttaaggttcatagagccattcaAGCTCAAGATTCTTGGTCATCAACAAGTGGGTCGCTTTCGGGGGACCACCACGGGTCCTCTCTTCTCGAAAATCCATAAATCCCTTATCAGTGTATGGACATCTATCTCTCGAGCGCATAACTTATGTGTGCTTGAAGAAGCTAATCAAGTTATCTCACTAGTTGAAAGtatgaaatcaatttttttatagatatgttCGCTAAGAAGACTTCCGTATAAGTCTTTTGGTCATAGAAGACTTATACGAAAATCTTCTAGTAATGCGGAGGTTAGTTATGCAATTGACtttatgtatgtttttttagaGAAGACTTCCTTGAAAGTCTACtaacttttctttgttaacaaaaaaatctcgAAATACTAGAGATCGGATAATCAGGTTAGTTTGCgattgaccgaattgtgtcagaaatttaaCTCTTTCTAAAatacttacatggaagtcttccgCCGGAGACATCTAAACTGTCGGtggaagtcttctcaatgtcggtgtaagtcgtctcaggttacttttgcaattgaaaaataaaacttaattttatttaaaagagtTTCATGTAAGTTTTCCAGAGTTTTactccgagattctggtcaaatcTTTGGTTATCACAAAAGACTTCCATGTAGGCCttctagttaaaaaaataattcaagttttttttttcaattccaaAAGTAACTTGAGACAACTTACATGGAAGTGTTCCAACTGTTAGAAGACTTACACTGAGAGATCGAAAAACTTCGTGGAAGTCTTCCGACaggaagacttccatgtaagtcttctagaaaaagataaatttctgacacaattcggtcaattG harbors:
- the LOC106445628 gene encoding peptidyl-prolyl cis-trans isomerase CYP40, translated to MGKSKCFMDISIGGELEGRIIIELYDDVVPKTAENFRSLCTGEKGIGPNTGVPLHYKGNRFHRVIKGFMIQGGDISAYDGTGGESIYGLKFQDENFDLKHERKGMLSMANSGPNTNGSQFFITTTRTSHLDGKHVVFGRVTKGMGVVRSIEHVSTEENACPSLDVVIHDCGVIPEGQDDGICNFFNDGDVFPDWPVDLNASPLELSWWMETVDSVKASGNDHFKKQDYKMALRKYRKALRYLDICWEKDGIDQETSTALRKTKSQIFTNSAACKLKFGDAKGALLDTEFAMRDEDNNVKALFRQGQAYMALNNIDAAAESLEKALQFEPNDAGLKKEYAAVMKKIAIRDNKEKKQYRKMFG